A section of the Marinoscillum sp. 108 genome encodes:
- a CDS encoding T9SS type A sorting domain-containing protein, giving the protein MSIKATVSILFFFIGLHFLVAQEWIETDIVAPDLHPDLVADFANNMIVYKDFLLVSAPRALNGKYSSGSAALYEYQSGRWIQKTRLYSEELYSEDSYIRGFSLGMAMNDSIIVIGAPESNLNDLHMVGTVHVFTRSSNDWSAFKQYTIYPSDTISSRRFGASLHLEGMKLFVSSGAHGNVFVYELGASEAILKASLRSSLSLNIVWGNSRQFGQSIKANKNYLFVSAPGDEMGECPDGGGIYVYDKNNDWEGKIEQDYALFHDCEEIRFALGTHFDVNEKYLISYVRDLYNGEKLDVLVYDLSELTTGDPNQPSNIYSIPLEKPFSVVEIKFLSTNQFLMTYDNDDRYKTLNFFINDEGRIELIGEVTTQITNPLFGQKIEVHNQQILNGSQNKILVYEKPEINQNPPLAIVDTITTPYYTTVNTNFGRVIAQSDSYVFAGSPYEGDVFSNQGMVYIYKILGDSLSLIRKLHPPNPVSNGIFGYSIDVHENHLSVGAPGSGGNDGVYMYTYEDTELKWEGSLRTELIKPETSTEGEVFGNSVDLHHNEMIMVGFLGHNSPSYERTTVIYHLENGRWVEKYKTQIASRGGGEVGADIYGNYAVSSGSSGADLHVFKRNGDNWKIVKELSNSTDFYCAPSLLQINERFLYAPATYSKDLRIYNLLNIHDGVPEIMVNTPFQIEPWDNSFDINSDVLAIGNHNRDIIYLYSYDGLGYTLADSIVKNEMMDFGYGVSLRENTLIAGAPNKNLPTGNWSGQLSLYKRSNSIPDTPITVDSIHGVSDYYGIGDTLLIYVAFTDTVFAENDPFLILGDNNEMKASYKSGSGSSILTFELVVEEGIKMDPLEINNSFAMLHHGKIYNLNNPVNRILPDPYSQNSLSISKIIVDGVSPVPELISVGTAVNGIFEIVISFHEPIEGFDESDLVVENAEIQEIEMIGDSAKLVVLPGAEGEMQFWIRPDSYFDLSGNSNLGSDTLKVIYDITPPELFFTAPQTIVTNFDVQYSFSEPIKEIKNSGFGLENGMFLEQSATPGRLTVDPLDSGWVKIWIEQNSFRDFAGNWNIKSDTVWVYNDTIPAQLFQYNWPTHKLEGQVNIPKLVDLDNDGDLDLFVLQNYPVIFENNGTNFIEKSRLVNETGFSPNISWVDLNHDGLLDAFVYSNSVPYDATVLINLGNFEFERISLWEISSPQVDPQYAWGDIDNDGDWDLIGNFKPPSSDEVAVRVIKNENGTLTSTRNHYQGRINSRQPFADFNNDGFLDIALVIGEECNAKLLLLLNDLGNHFKKYETVINVPDGDNAEIVWVNINGDHLMDIASIGNNPCGVGGNFKCYVNKGDNVLEYKSSLITKKFTSRPVFLSADLDNNGEVDQILYGIDESNTETRIFLQSQPDPSHRLSGGLANGSMDIGDIDNDNDLDIVVVSGRVNEQSNLIIYENRFNISHYNTPPTRPEQLTTSLSGNTAKISWKPSTDDHSNVLYNLQVLKDGIPLRASSLDSGIPKLVLFRDAFLKNEFHLTIEEGSYYQWSVQAIDESWNASEFAPFEEISSPLEANEIGEPRFYPNPVTKDLMIKSNSEILNVEIQSLTGEIIQIIRLLDNKASIDLSDLPNGMFILKLETRNGKKLTYKLIKKS; this is encoded by the coding sequence ATGTCAATAAAAGCTACCGTCAGCATCCTGTTTTTTTTCATTGGTCTTCATTTTTTGGTCGCGCAGGAATGGATCGAAACTGATATTGTAGCTCCAGACCTACATCCTGATTTAGTCGCTGATTTCGCTAATAACATGATCGTTTACAAAGACTTCCTTTTAGTAAGTGCTCCCCGAGCGCTAAATGGAAAGTATAGTAGCGGGTCGGCAGCTCTTTATGAGTACCAGAGTGGGCGTTGGATACAGAAAACAAGGTTATACTCAGAGGAGTTATACTCAGAGGATTCTTACATCCGAGGATTTTCTCTTGGAATGGCAATGAATGATTCAATCATCGTGATTGGAGCACCTGAGTCAAATCTTAATGATCTCCATATGGTGGGTACGGTGCACGTGTTTACCCGCTCCTCCAACGATTGGTCTGCTTTTAAACAATATACCATTTATCCTTCAGATACAATTTCGTCAAGGAGATTCGGAGCGTCTTTACATCTTGAAGGTATGAAGTTATTTGTTAGCTCAGGTGCTCATGGGAACGTTTTTGTATATGAACTTGGAGCATCCGAAGCGATCCTGAAAGCTTCTTTAAGAAGCTCATTGAGTCTAAATATTGTATGGGGAAATTCACGCCAATTTGGTCAATCCATAAAGGCAAATAAAAACTACCTGTTCGTTTCCGCCCCCGGGGATGAAATGGGAGAATGCCCTGATGGAGGTGGTATATACGTATATGATAAAAATAATGATTGGGAAGGTAAGATTGAACAGGACTATGCCCTCTTTCATGATTGCGAGGAGATCCGGTTCGCGCTTGGTACCCATTTCGATGTAAATGAGAAATATTTAATCAGCTATGTGAGGGATTTATATAACGGGGAAAAGTTGGATGTTTTGGTTTATGATCTTTCAGAATTAACAACGGGTGATCCTAATCAGCCCTCTAACATATATTCAATACCGCTCGAAAAGCCTTTTTCAGTGGTAGAAATTAAATTTCTCTCTACGAATCAGTTTCTCATGACGTATGACAACGATGATCGTTATAAGACCCTTAATTTCTTTATTAATGACGAAGGTCGTATAGAACTGATCGGGGAAGTAACCACTCAAATTACAAATCCCTTATTTGGACAAAAGATTGAAGTACACAATCAACAGATTTTGAATGGCTCTCAAAACAAAATATTGGTTTATGAAAAACCTGAAATCAATCAGAATCCACCTTTGGCAATAGTTGATACAATAACTACACCCTACTACACAACGGTAAACACGAACTTTGGAAGAGTAATTGCTCAAAGTGACAGTTATGTCTTTGCTGGATCTCCCTATGAAGGTGATGTTTTCTCAAACCAGGGCATGGTATATATCTATAAAATACTTGGCGATTCACTTTCACTAATACGAAAACTTCACCCTCCAAACCCAGTAAGCAATGGGATATTTGGTTACTCCATTGATGTCCACGAAAATCATCTTTCAGTAGGTGCTCCTGGCTCAGGTGGCAATGATGGGGTCTACATGTATACCTATGAGGATACAGAACTTAAGTGGGAAGGCAGCCTTAGAACGGAACTAATTAAACCCGAAACCTCAACTGAGGGTGAAGTCTTCGGTAATTCTGTGGATCTCCACCATAATGAAATGATAATGGTTGGATTTCTGGGTCATAACTCCCCATCTTATGAGCGTACTACTGTCATTTATCATTTGGAGAACGGGCGTTGGGTTGAAAAATACAAGACTCAGATTGCCTCGAGAGGAGGTGGAGAGGTGGGTGCTGATATCTACGGAAACTATGCGGTAAGTTCGGGAAGTTCGGGAGCTGACTTGCATGTGTTTAAAAGAAATGGAGATAATTGGAAAATTGTCAAGGAACTGTCTAACTCAACTGATTTTTATTGTGCTCCTAGTTTATTACAGATCAATGAACGCTTCCTATATGCTCCCGCTACCTACTCAAAAGACCTGAGAATCTACAATTTGCTTAATATTCATGACGGTGTCCCTGAAATCATGGTCAATACTCCTTTTCAAATAGAGCCATGGGACAATTCATTTGACATTAACTCGGATGTATTGGCAATTGGCAATCATAACAGAGATATTATTTACTTGTATTCATATGACGGATTGGGATACACATTAGCCGATTCCATCGTCAAGAATGAAATGATGGATTTTGGATATGGTGTTTCACTGCGTGAGAACACCTTGATTGCTGGCGCTCCAAACAAGAACCTCCCAACCGGTAATTGGTCCGGTCAATTATCCTTATATAAACGTTCAAATAGTATTCCCGATACGCCAATAACCGTAGATTCAATACATGGTGTTTCAGATTACTATGGCATAGGGGATACACTTCTGATTTATGTTGCATTTACAGATACAGTGTTTGCCGAAAATGACCCTTTCTTAATACTGGGGGATAACAATGAAATGAAAGCTTCCTATAAATCAGGGTCCGGAAGTTCGATTCTGACCTTTGAACTGGTAGTCGAAGAAGGTATCAAAATGGACCCATTGGAAATAAATAATTCATTCGCCATGCTGCATCATGGGAAAATATACAACTTAAATAATCCAGTAAATAGAATTCTGCCGGATCCATATTCCCAGAATTCTCTCTCAATATCCAAAATTATAGTTGACGGAGTTTCACCTGTACCAGAACTGATCTCAGTTGGTACAGCAGTAAATGGCATTTTTGAAATTGTTATCTCTTTCCATGAGCCGATTGAGGGGTTTGATGAAAGTGATCTGGTAGTAGAGAATGCAGAAATTCAAGAAATTGAAATGATCGGTGACTCGGCTAAATTAGTGGTACTTCCCGGAGCAGAGGGAGAAATGCAATTCTGGATTAGACCAGATTCATATTTTGATCTCTCTGGAAACAGTAATTTGGGTAGCGACACACTAAAGGTTATTTACGATATAACTCCCCCAGAGCTATTTTTTACTGCGCCTCAAACGATTGTTACGAATTTTGATGTCCAGTATTCATTTTCAGAACCCATCAAGGAAATTAAAAATAGTGGTTTTGGTTTGGAAAATGGAATGTTTTTAGAACAATCTGCGACACCAGGAAGGCTAACCGTGGATCCGTTGGATAGTGGATGGGTAAAAATATGGATTGAGCAAAATAGTTTTCGCGACTTTGCGGGTAATTGGAATATAAAAAGTGATACCGTTTGGGTGTACAATGACACAATACCCGCTCAACTGTTTCAATACAATTGGCCCACCCATAAATTAGAGGGACAGGTAAATATTCCCAAACTGGTGGATCTTGATAACGATGGAGATCTTGACCTTTTCGTACTGCAGAATTATCCTGTTATTTTTGAAAATAACGGCACTAACTTTATCGAAAAATCCAGGCTGGTTAATGAAACGGGATTTTCGCCAAACATCTCTTGGGTAGACCTGAACCATGACGGGCTCCTGGATGCCTTTGTATATTCGAATAGTGTGCCGTACGATGCTACTGTACTTATAAACTTAGGAAACTTTGAATTTGAAAGAATATCTCTTTGGGAAATAAGCTCTCCACAGGTAGATCCTCAATATGCTTGGGGAGATATAGATAATGATGGAGATTGGGATTTAATAGGAAATTTCAAGCCACCCTCGTCTGATGAAGTTGCAGTAAGAGTGATCAAGAATGAAAATGGGACCCTCACCTCAACAAGAAATCACTACCAAGGGAGGATTAATTCAAGACAACCCTTTGCAGATTTCAATAATGATGGGTTCCTTGATATTGCCCTTGTAATTGGTGAGGAATGTAACGCAAAACTCTTGTTGCTCCTCAATGATCTGGGAAATCATTTTAAGAAATATGAAACCGTTATTAATGTTCCGGATGGGGATAATGCCGAGATAGTTTGGGTAAATATCAATGGTGATCATTTAATGGACATCGCTTCCATCGGAAATAACCCATGCGGAGTAGGCGGAAACTTCAAATGTTATGTAAACAAAGGAGACAACGTTTTAGAATACAAATCATCATTAATAACTAAAAAATTTACTTCAAGGCCTGTGTTTCTTTCCGCTGATTTAGACAATAATGGAGAAGTAGACCAAATACTCTATGGCATTGATGAGTCTAACACCGAAACCAGAATATTCCTCCAATCTCAACCCGACCCATCACATAGACTATCAGGAGGCCTTGCAAACGGATCTATGGACATAGGTGATATAGACAATGATAACGACCTTGATATTGTTGTCGTATCAGGCCGGGTCAATGAGCAATCCAACTTGATCATTTATGAGAACAGATTTAATATTTCCCATTACAACACCCCCCCTACCCGACCAGAACAACTCACGACCTCACTCTCAGGAAATACCGCAAAGATTAGTTGGAAACCGTCTACTGATGATCATTCAAATGTTCTGTATAATCTTCAGGTACTTAAGGATGGCATACCTCTTAGGGCGTCTAGTTTAGACTCTGGGATTCCGAAACTTGTTTTATTTAGAGACGCGTTTCTAAAAAATGAATTTCACTTAACCATTGAAGAGGGTTCGTATTATCAATGGAGCGTTCAAGCCATTGACGAGTCCTGGAACGCATCAGAATTCGCTCCATTTGAGGAAATATCTTCTCCTCTAGAAGCAAATGAGATTGGCGAACCAAGATTTTATCCGAATCCAGTGACAAAGGATTTAATGATTAAATCAAACAGTGAAATTTTGAATGTAGAAATTCAAAGTCTTACAGGAGAAATTATTCAAATAATCAGATTGCTAGACAATAAAGCCTCGATTGATTTAAGCGACCTTCCAAATGGAATGTTTATTCTTAAACTTGAAACCCGAAATGGAAAAAAATTAACCTATAAGCTTATTAAGAAATCTTAA